In one window of Brachyhypopomus gauderio isolate BG-103 chromosome 16, BGAUD_0.2, whole genome shotgun sequence DNA:
- the LOC143478223 gene encoding synaptosomal-associated protein 25 produces MAADCPLRSEVEELQRRANQVTDESLEITRNMKLLLEESKDAGIKTLVMLDEQGEQLERIEEGLDQINQDMREAEKNLTDLGKCCGLCSCDKLKDFEASGAYKKVWSNNQDGVVSNQPPSRVVDEREKMTMSGGYIRRVTNDAREDEMEENLAQVGSILGNLRSMALDMGNEIDTQNVQIDRVQGKANVNESRINEANQKANKLIAR; encoded by the exons ATGGCTGCCGACTGCCCCCTGAGATCTGAGGTGGAAGAACTCCAGAGACGAGCCAATCAGGTGACGGATGAG TCTCTAGAGATCACCAGAAACATGAAGCTTCTATTGGAGGAG AGCAAAGATGCAGGAATCAAGACATTAGTCATGCTGGATGAACAAGGCG AGCAACTGGAACGCATTGAAGAAGGACTAGACCAGATTAATCAAGATATGAGGGAGGCCGAGAAAAACCTCACTGACCTGGGCAAATGCTGCGGCCTGTGTTCCTGCGATAA GCTGAAGGACTTTGAAGCAAGTGGAGCTTACAAGAAGGTGTGGAGTAATAATCAGGACGGCGTGGTGTCCAACCAACCCCCATCCCGTGTGGTggacgagagagagaaaatgaccATGAGTGGTGGATATATCAGAAG GGTGACTAACGATGCACGGGAGGACGAGATGGAGGAGAACTTGGCCCAGGTGGGCAGCATTCTCGGCAACTTGAGAAGCATGGCGCTCGACATGGGCAATGAAATCGACACTCAGAACGTCCAGATTGACCGCGTTCAGGGGAAG GCCAATGTCAATGAGTCTCGCATCAATGAGGCTAATCAGAAGGCCAACAAACTAATAGCAAGATAA